The Halobacterium litoreum genome includes a region encoding these proteins:
- a CDS encoding S8 family serine peptidase produces the protein MADNTNLTRRSFLGATSAAVGSVAMVGAASGSPGNGEGPDRREYIVGVSGAEDDPEGYVEQFLKGNEEAVKTNDALNATVVGLPENAAEPAHENFVERLERADAVKYVEENVELQAQVAPNDPRYGDQYADQQVNAPEAWDVTFGDSGVTIGVVDQGVKYDHPDLDGNMDGSVSNYGRDFVDDDSDPYPDVLADEYHGTHVAGISAAETDNGEGVTGIGNSSVLSGRALSEQGSGSTADIADAVTWAADQGADVVNLSLGGGGYTDTMKNAVSYATNNGALVVAAAGNDGQGSVSYPAAYSECLAVSALDPDETLASYSNYGSDIELAAPGTNVLSTWTDDGYDKISGTSMATPVVAGVAGLTLAQYDLTNAELRSHLKATAVDVGLSSDQQGSGRVDAGNAVTTTPGSGGGGDDGDGGSGDSTTSTASGTLSSRYDDKCWTYSFSYSSPSEVVIELSGPSTADFDLYANDGTGTCPSTSSYDYRSWTTNSEETITITDPDTSTDLHVLVDSYDGSGDYTLTITEYQ, from the coding sequence ATGGCAGACAACACCAACCTCACGCGGCGTAGTTTCCTCGGAGCAACGAGCGCGGCAGTCGGGTCCGTGGCGATGGTCGGCGCGGCGTCCGGGTCGCCCGGCAACGGCGAGGGGCCGGACCGACGCGAGTACATCGTCGGCGTGTCCGGCGCCGAAGACGACCCCGAGGGGTACGTCGAGCAGTTCCTGAAGGGCAACGAGGAGGCAGTGAAAACCAACGACGCGCTGAACGCGACGGTCGTCGGCCTGCCGGAGAACGCGGCCGAGCCCGCCCACGAGAACTTCGTGGAGCGACTGGAGCGCGCGGACGCCGTGAAGTACGTCGAGGAGAACGTCGAACTGCAGGCGCAGGTCGCGCCCAACGACCCGCGGTACGGCGACCAGTACGCCGACCAGCAGGTGAACGCGCCCGAGGCGTGGGACGTGACGTTCGGCGACTCCGGGGTCACCATCGGCGTCGTCGACCAGGGCGTGAAGTACGACCATCCGGACCTCGACGGCAACATGGACGGGTCCGTGTCGAACTACGGGCGGGACTTCGTGGACGACGACAGCGACCCCTACCCGGACGTGCTCGCCGACGAGTACCACGGCACGCACGTCGCCGGCATCTCCGCGGCGGAGACCGACAACGGCGAGGGCGTCACCGGCATCGGGAACTCCAGTGTCCTCTCCGGGCGCGCGCTCTCCGAGCAGGGCTCCGGCTCCACGGCGGACATCGCGGACGCCGTGACGTGGGCGGCCGACCAGGGCGCCGACGTCGTCAACCTCTCGCTGGGCGGCGGCGGATACACGGACACGATGAAAAACGCCGTGTCGTACGCGACGAACAACGGCGCGCTCGTCGTCGCGGCGGCGGGCAACGACGGACAGGGGTCGGTCTCGTATCCGGCGGCCTACTCGGAGTGTCTCGCCGTGAGCGCGCTCGACCCGGACGAGACGCTCGCGTCGTACTCGAACTACGGGAGCGACATCGAACTCGCGGCGCCCGGGACGAACGTGCTGTCGACGTGGACCGACGACGGCTACGACAAGATTTCGGGCACGTCGATGGCGACGCCCGTGGTCGCTGGCGTCGCGGGCCTGACGCTCGCACAGTACGACCTCACGAACGCCGAACTCCGGAGCCACCTGAAGGCGACGGCGGTGGACGTGGGGCTGTCGAGCGACCAGCAGGGTTCGGGGCGCGTCGACGCTGGGAACGCCGTCACGACGACGCCCGGGTCGGGCGGTGGTGGCGACGACGGCGACGGCGGAAGCGGCGACTCCACGACGTCGACGGCCTCCGGCACGCTGTCGAGTAGGTACGACGACAAGTGCTGGACGTACAGTTTCTCGTACAGTTCGCCGAGCGAGGTGGTAATCGAACTGTCCGGGCCGTCGACGGCGGACTTCGATTTGTACGCGAACGACGGCACCGGGACGTGTCCGTCGACGTCGAGTTACGACTACCGGTCGTGGACGACGAACTCCGAGGAGACCATCACCATCACCGACCCCGACACGTCGACGGACCTCCACGTGCTCGTGGACTCCTACGACGGGAGCGGCGACTACACGCTCACCATCACGGAGTACCAGTAG
- a CDS encoding DUF7504 family protein yields the protein MRGEEARLGSASVLVTGGDEAADAVEHESNVIGVTYERDAESWLAQWSGDADRVVVVSVGEQSRGSAAATASADCAEAASGVVETVPRESAVGEVGALVHEYLSAWEGATTVRVDDLASILDAVSTETAFRFVHAVLARTEAGEDTAVVSLDSDAYPPHVVDTFAELFDDVR from the coding sequence ATGCGAGGGGAGGAGGCCCGACTCGGTTCGGCGAGCGTCCTCGTCACTGGGGGCGACGAGGCGGCTGACGCCGTCGAACACGAATCGAACGTCATCGGAGTAACGTACGAACGCGACGCGGAGTCGTGGTTGGCGCAGTGGTCGGGGGACGCCGACCGCGTCGTCGTCGTGAGCGTCGGGGAACAGTCTCGCGGGAGTGCTGCGGCGACGGCGAGCGCCGACTGCGCCGAGGCGGCGTCGGGCGTCGTGGAGACCGTTCCGAGGGAGAGCGCGGTCGGCGAGGTCGGCGCGCTCGTCCACGAGTATCTCTCGGCGTGGGAGGGAGCGACGACGGTTCGCGTGGACGACCTCGCGTCGATTCTCGACGCCGTGTCGACGGAGACGGCGTTCCGGTTCGTCCACGCGGTGCTCGCGCGAACCGAGGCCGGCGAGGACACGGCGGTCGTGTCGCTGGACTCGGACGCGTACCCGCCACACGTCGTGGACACGTTCGCGGAGTTGTTCGACGACGTGCGCTAG
- a CDS encoding deoxyuridine 5'-triphosphate nucleotidohydrolase, producing MYESGSFVAEHVDPVTAEQVQPNGVDLTVEAVFEQREPGRIGRDGKEIGDRQRRHPEAGDGDTDTFYLPPGGYVLQYAETISIPDGHVGFVYPRSSLMRNSCMLNTAVWDAGYTGKGEGLLQVHHDVELERGARVAQLVLAEGDHDDTYDGSYQGERVE from the coding sequence ATGTACGAGAGCGGTTCGTTCGTCGCCGAACACGTCGACCCGGTCACCGCCGAGCAAGTCCAGCCCAACGGCGTCGACCTCACCGTCGAGGCCGTCTTCGAACAGCGCGAACCCGGCCGCATCGGCCGCGACGGCAAGGAAATCGGCGACCGGCAGCGCCGCCACCCCGAGGCCGGCGACGGCGACACCGACACGTTCTACCTGCCGCCCGGCGGCTACGTCCTCCAGTACGCCGAAACCATCTCGATTCCCGACGGCCACGTCGGCTTCGTCTACCCGCGGTCGTCGCTCATGCGGAACTCCTGTATGCTCAACACCGCCGTCTGGGACGCCGGCTACACCGGCAAGGGCGAAGGCCTCCTGCAGGTCCACCACGACGTCGAACTCGAGCGCGGCGCGCGCGTCGCCCAGCTCGTGCTCGCGGAGGGCGACCACGACGACACATACGACGGCAGTTACCAGGGCGAACGCGTCGAATAA
- the corA gene encoding magnesium/cobalt transporter CorA — translation MTVETVVYDEHGHGARDDPVDARDDAGTTWVRVVDPTDAELDEIAAGYGLHALEIEDVLGDVRPKVEEFDEHTLVLVKAATLRRGDVAFADELRDEPVGFFVGDDWLVTIEPDRVAALDAVWDRVAREEPRLLSHGPDFAAYRGIDRVVDDYYAILDDIEDDIEAVEDEVVDPAGEDVLERINSLRRDLLSVRRLLWPTRDAVGVLARGDPVHVDVATEKYFRDVYDHLVQLVDLTETYRDLTSSARDIYLNALSMSTNEVMKTLTVVATILLPLTFVVGVYGMNFQDSALNMPELGWQYGYPAVMLGMALTAGILVAYFRRENWL, via the coding sequence ATGACCGTCGAGACCGTCGTCTACGACGAGCACGGGCACGGCGCCCGCGACGACCCGGTGGACGCGCGCGACGACGCCGGCACCACGTGGGTGCGCGTCGTCGACCCGACCGACGCGGAACTCGACGAAATCGCCGCCGGCTACGGACTCCACGCGCTCGAAATCGAGGACGTGCTCGGCGACGTCCGCCCGAAAGTCGAGGAGTTCGACGAACACACGCTCGTCCTCGTGAAAGCCGCGACGCTCCGCCGCGGCGACGTCGCGTTCGCCGACGAACTCCGCGACGAACCGGTCGGCTTCTTCGTCGGCGACGACTGGCTCGTCACCATCGAACCCGACCGCGTCGCCGCACTCGACGCCGTCTGGGACCGCGTCGCGCGCGAAGAACCGCGCCTGCTCTCCCACGGCCCCGACTTCGCCGCGTACCGCGGCATCGACCGCGTCGTCGACGACTACTACGCCATCCTCGACGACATCGAGGACGACATCGAAGCCGTCGAAGACGAAGTCGTCGACCCCGCCGGCGAGGACGTGCTCGAACGCATCAACAGCCTCCGCCGGGACCTGCTGTCGGTGCGCCGCCTCCTCTGGCCGACCCGTGACGCCGTCGGCGTGCTCGCGCGCGGCGACCCCGTACACGTCGACGTGGCCACGGAGAAGTACTTCCGGGACGTCTACGACCACCTCGTCCAACTCGTCGACCTCACGGAGACGTACCGCGACCTCACGAGCAGCGCGCGAGACATCTACCTGAACGCGCTGTCGATGTCCACGAACGAGGTGATGAAGACGCTCACCGTCGTCGCCACCATCCTCCTCCCGCTCACGTTCGTCGTCGGCGTCTACGGCATGAACTTCCAGGATAGCGCGCTGAACATGCCGGAACTCGGCTGGCAGTACGGCTACCCCGCCGTGATGCTCGGCATGGCGCTGACGGCGGGCATCCTCGTCGCGTACTTCCGGCGCGAGAACTGGCTCTAG